One window of the Staphylococcus equorum genome contains the following:
- a CDS encoding AraC family transcriptional regulator has product MEKNFDYNSYGFIFKGEYQNSVAGLNAIGYELQQTHDYQWNGLNRGEKDIFIFQYTLKGRGAIRVDNQTTYLESGDAFFVHVPSNHKYYLPQDSNEWEFLYFTIYGDVANQLFHQVTDTHGHIFEISLHAEPIQYILETLEKIKTLGINHGYIASAYAYTFIMKCLEHFEHGCQQSNNYPLPIVKAIQFIEENYREDITLDDIVVISNLSKYHFTRQFRKYVNHTPISYLTNIRINNALPFLSTNTKSVEWIAQEVGFQSSNYFSKVFKKIIGVSPNRYRKDTITMSVNKIFTD; this is encoded by the coding sequence ATGGAAAAAAATTTTGATTATAATTCTTATGGTTTTATATTTAAAGGCGAGTATCAAAACAGTGTTGCAGGACTAAATGCCATTGGCTATGAACTTCAACAGACTCACGATTATCAGTGGAATGGTCTGAATAGAGGAGAAAAAGATATTTTTATTTTCCAATATACTTTGAAAGGACGTGGCGCTATTAGAGTTGATAATCAAACCACATATTTAGAATCTGGCGATGCTTTCTTTGTACATGTCCCAAGTAATCATAAATATTATTTACCTCAGGATTCAAATGAATGGGAGTTTCTATATTTTACTATATATGGTGATGTTGCTAATCAATTATTCCATCAAGTTACAGACACACATGGTCACATTTTCGAAATTTCTTTACATGCAGAACCTATTCAATACATATTAGAAACACTCGAAAAAATAAAAACACTTGGTATTAACCACGGATATATCGCCTCTGCTTATGCCTATACTTTTATCATGAAATGTTTGGAACATTTTGAACATGGCTGTCAACAATCTAACAATTACCCACTTCCTATCGTTAAAGCAATTCAATTTATTGAAGAAAATTATAGAGAGGATATTACTTTGGATGATATCGTTGTGATTTCTAATTTATCTAAATACCATTTTACTAGGCAATTTAGAAAATACGTCAACCACACACCAATTAGTTATTTAACAAATATAAGAATTAACAATGCACTTCCCTTTCTTTCTACAAATACTAAAAGTGTAGAATGGATTGCTCAAGAAGTCGGTTTTCAATCTAGTAATTACTTTAGTAAAGTGTTCAAAAAGATTATAGGTGTATCACCAAATAGGTATAGGAAAGATACAATAACGATGTCAGTTAATAAAATATTTACTGACTAA
- a CDS encoding winged helix-turn-helix transcriptional regulator, whose translation MKKTNCPNPDACPVSTTVNIIGGKWKGLIIYHLIKTHRFNELRRLMPDVTQRMLTLQLRELEKDGIINRKVYHQVPPKVEYSLTELGETLKPIIMMMRKWGEDYEKLHHEKNMDKQENL comes from the coding sequence TTGAAAAAAACTAATTGTCCTAATCCTGATGCATGTCCTGTATCAACGACTGTTAATATAATTGGTGGTAAGTGGAAAGGTCTTATTATTTACCACTTAATTAAAACACATCGCTTTAATGAATTACGCCGTTTAATGCCTGATGTTACACAACGAATGTTAACTTTACAGCTTAGAGAACTCGAAAAAGATGGTATTATTAATCGTAAAGTTTACCATCAGGTCCCTCCAAAAGTTGAATACTCATTAACAGAATTAGGTGAGACACTTAAACCTATTATAATGATGATGAGAAAGTGGGGGGAGGACTATGAAAAATTACATCATGAAAAAAATATGGATAAACAAGAGAATCTTTAA
- a CDS encoding alpha-glucosidase/alpha-galactosidase, with amino-acid sequence MNKITFLGAGSTVFAKNVLGDCMTVEALQDFEFALFDIDEERLKDSEMMLNNLKKGMNATVKVRSYRNRKEALRGAKYVINAIQVGGYDPATITDFEVPKNYGLRQTIADTLGIGGIFRNLRTIPVMQDFAKDIKEVCPNAWFLNYTNPMAVLTNIMLKEGIKTVGLCHSVQVCASDLLESLELPTDRIHSKIAGINHMAWLLEITRDGKDLYPEIKARAKEKQKTIHNDMVRFELLNKFGYYVTESSEHNAEYHPYFIKSQYPELIEKYNIPLDEYPRRCVNQIEEWQDMRDDIVNDQNLTHERSHEYGSYIIEAMETNKPYKIGGNVLNTGGLISNLPKNAVVEVPCLVDTSGVTPTYIGELPEQLAALNRTNINTQLLTIEAALTQKKDKIYQAAMLDPHTASELSIEDIISLCDDLIEVHGAWLPAYE; translated from the coding sequence ATGAACAAAATCACTTTTTTAGGTGCAGGTAGTACTGTTTTTGCTAAGAATGTTTTAGGAGATTGTATGACAGTAGAAGCTTTACAAGATTTTGAATTTGCATTATTTGATATAGATGAAGAACGTTTGAAAGATTCTGAAATGATGTTAAACAATCTAAAAAAAGGTATGAATGCTACCGTTAAAGTACGTTCATATCGCAATCGTAAAGAAGCATTAAGAGGAGCAAAATATGTCATAAATGCTATACAAGTCGGAGGCTATGATCCAGCAACAATTACTGATTTCGAGGTTCCAAAAAATTATGGCTTACGTCAAACGATTGCAGACACGCTCGGGATTGGTGGTATTTTCCGTAATTTGAGAACAATACCTGTGATGCAAGATTTTGCAAAAGATATAAAAGAAGTTTGTCCAAATGCTTGGTTTTTAAATTATACAAATCCTATGGCTGTATTAACAAATATCATGTTAAAAGAAGGTATAAAAACTGTTGGCCTTTGTCATAGTGTTCAAGTTTGTGCGAGTGATCTGTTAGAGTCATTGGAACTTCCTACAGATCGTATACATTCAAAAATTGCTGGTATCAATCACATGGCGTGGTTACTAGAAATTACTCGTGATGGAAAAGATTTATATCCAGAAATTAAAGCACGTGCAAAAGAAAAACAAAAAACAATACACAATGATATGGTACGTTTTGAATTACTTAATAAATTTGGTTATTACGTTACAGAATCCTCAGAACATAATGCCGAGTATCATCCATATTTTATTAAAAGCCAATATCCTGAATTAATTGAAAAGTATAATATTCCCCTAGATGAATATCCAAGACGTTGTGTAAATCAAATCGAAGAGTGGCAAGATATGCGTGATGATATTGTAAACGACCAAAATTTAACACATGAGCGTTCACACGAATATGGCTCCTATATTATCGAAGCTATGGAAACAAATAAACCGTATAAAATTGGTGGGAATGTTTTGAATACGGGAGGATTAATTAGTAATTTACCAAAAAATGCAGTTGTGGAAGTGCCTTGCTTAGTCGATACTAGCGGTGTAACTCCAACTTATATTGGAGAACTACCAGAACAACTTGCTGCGCTTAATCGTACAAATATTAACACTCAGTTATTAACTATTGAAGCCGCATTGACTCAAAAGAAAGATAAAATTTATCAAGCAGCAATGTTAGACCCACATACGGCTTCCGAATTATCTATAGAAGATATAATTTCATTATGTGATGATTTAATTGAAGTACATGGAGCTTGGTTACCTGCCTATGAATAA